One segment of Paenibacillus sp. FSL R7-0337 DNA contains the following:
- a CDS encoding ABC transporter substrate-binding protein, protein MTRKTAKPYVALMVLTLLLSVLAGCGGGNNNGNKNTAENTGAKATNSGNATATAEATAAAEDLSPLTLSFFAEDPNPNWNNMKDEVSTVITQKTGVTLDAEFAVGDPQQKIALIAAGGEYPDIISAKGDIGKLVDAGAVLDLTDLIDKHAPNIKRVLGDNLARAKYTNEDQSIYAIPTWAAVDEKKFVAGGGFELQHRVLKEAGYPEIKTVKDYENVIKAYLDKHPTDENGNKNIGVSLNADDWHMYISVTNPAVATTGGSDDGEYYVDQETHEAIYHFRRPEEKEYFRWLNHMNDIGLLDKESFVQKYDQYKAKVATGRVLGLIDQDWDYNDAQQALKTAGKFDQTYGHYPVTLTDEFKETSFWPTGFMGGYGISISTTNPDPVRTIKFLDFLASDEGQILNNWGIEGKHYKVENGKRVVPQEVQDRINNDNTAFTKETGIGFYWNMMVHYGDGAKDSTGNYYTKNFPEQLVLGYSDVEKETLAAYKATTWKDLFPKEEEFKEKAYGAAWNIAIPGEDEVSILGNKMKDITWKRIPQAILAKPAEFDKIWDDYMADLEKAGVKKMEAGYTKYVQDRVELWTSK, encoded by the coding sequence ATGACAAGAAAGACGGCGAAACCGTATGTGGCGCTGATGGTGCTGACCTTGCTGCTCAGTGTGCTGGCAGGCTGCGGCGGTGGCAATAATAACGGCAACAAGAATACGGCTGAGAATACCGGGGCCAAGGCGACGAACAGCGGCAATGCCACGGCAACGGCTGAGGCTACGGCTGCGGCTGAGGACTTAAGTCCCCTGACACTATCCTTCTTCGCGGAAGACCCCAATCCGAACTGGAACAATATGAAGGATGAGGTCAGCACTGTCATTACGCAAAAAACCGGCGTCACCCTCGATGCCGAATTCGCTGTCGGTGATCCGCAGCAGAAGATTGCCCTGATTGCAGCAGGCGGTGAATATCCTGACATTATCTCGGCTAAAGGTGATATCGGCAAGCTGGTGGATGCCGGCGCTGTCCTGGATCTGACCGATCTGATCGATAAGCATGCCCCTAACATCAAGCGCGTGCTCGGTGATAATCTCGCCCGGGCCAAGTATACGAACGAAGACCAATCGATCTACGCAATCCCGACCTGGGCAGCGGTGGATGAGAAGAAATTCGTAGCGGGCGGCGGCTTCGAGCTGCAGCACCGCGTACTGAAGGAAGCCGGATACCCTGAGATTAAGACGGTCAAGGATTATGAAAATGTCATTAAGGCGTATCTGGATAAGCACCCTACCGATGAGAACGGCAACAAGAACATCGGTGTCTCCCTGAACGCAGACGACTGGCATATGTACATTTCCGTTACCAACCCTGCGGTAGCCACTACCGGCGGCTCCGATGATGGTGAATATTACGTCGATCAGGAGACTCACGAAGCGATCTACCACTTCCGCCGTCCGGAAGAAAAGGAATATTTCCGCTGGCTGAACCACATGAATGATATCGGCCTGCTTGACAAAGAAAGCTTCGTGCAGAAATACGACCAGTATAAAGCCAAAGTAGCCACTGGACGCGTGCTCGGCCTGATTGACCAGGACTGGGACTACAATGACGCGCAGCAAGCCCTCAAAACGGCCGGCAAATTCGATCAGACTTACGGACACTATCCGGTCACACTGACGGATGAATTCAAGGAAACCAGCTTCTGGCCTACCGGCTTCATGGGCGGCTACGGTATCTCCATCTCCACAACCAACCCCGATCCGGTCCGGACGATCAAGTTCCTGGATTTCCTGGCCTCCGATGAAGGTCAGATCCTGAACAACTGGGGAATTGAAGGCAAGCACTATAAAGTGGAGAACGGCAAACGCGTAGTTCCGCAGGAAGTCCAGGACCGCATCAACAACGATAATACCGCCTTCACGAAGGAAACAGGCATTGGCTTCTACTGGAACATGATGGTTCACTATGGTGACGGTGCCAAGGATTCCACGGGCAACTACTACACTAAGAACTTCCCTGAGCAGCTGGTGCTGGGCTATAGCGATGTTGAGAAAGAGACGCTGGCAGCCTACAAAGCTACGACTTGGAAGGATCTGTTCCCGAAAGAGGAAGAATTCAAGGAAAAAGCATACGGCGCTGCCTGGAACATTGCTATCCCTGGCGAGGATGAAGTCTCCATCTTGGGCAATAAAATGAAGGATATTACGTGGAAGCGCATCCCGCAGGCGATTCTGGCCAAACCGGCTGAATTCGATAAAATCTGGGATGATTACATGGCCGATCTGGAAAAAGCCGGCGTTAAGAAAATGGAAGCTGGCTATACCAAGTATGTGCAGGACCGTGTGGAGCTGTGGACTAGCAAATAA
- a CDS encoding helix-turn-helix transcriptional regulator, with amino-acid sequence MTTKQTIGEKVKQLRKSKGLTQTDLVGDHMTKSMLSQIENGRALPSMNSLQVLAGRLGVDPGYFLEGEEEAELAPLVREMEAEFKAKNYREVIQRLQPLTERMLPMTIDAARLLEFYVSSLFYTGDGGGEAELERAALIYERFGLFVERAKVQYISYALNFAQSRYAEGLELIRRVRKEYEANKVGNDFIFEIDLHYAESVSLSALGDYAGSREVTLAALQVSREEGIYYMTDHLYRVLGILALTEGETLAAEEALKKARAFAEFTESQDSLKLVLIGEIRLAVAKGEYGKVLALAEQYPQEDEQYAPSVQLMSGIAWYHLGQDDEALICLSKAEPGDQVYHPLDRGNLLTAFAYRAQICMRRGMKEEALRLSQFAYDQVKEYPPSIYTEMINKTYRELHNKLSL; translated from the coding sequence ATGACCACCAAACAAACTATCGGAGAGAAAGTCAAGCAATTGCGCAAGTCTAAGGGACTTACGCAGACGGACCTCGTCGGAGACCATATGACCAAGAGCATGCTGAGTCAAATCGAGAATGGACGCGCCTTGCCCTCGATGAACAGCTTGCAAGTTCTGGCCGGCAGGCTGGGAGTTGACCCGGGCTACTTCCTCGAAGGCGAGGAGGAGGCTGAGCTGGCTCCGCTTGTCCGGGAGATGGAGGCCGAGTTTAAGGCGAAGAATTACAGGGAGGTCATCCAGCGGCTCCAGCCGCTCACGGAGCGTATGCTTCCGATGACGATTGACGCTGCGCGTCTGCTGGAGTTCTATGTAAGCTCCCTTTTCTATACAGGAGACGGAGGCGGAGAAGCGGAGCTGGAGCGGGCAGCGCTAATCTATGAACGCTTCGGCTTATTCGTGGAGCGGGCGAAGGTGCAGTATATTTCCTATGCCCTAAATTTCGCACAGAGCAGGTACGCTGAAGGGCTGGAGCTGATCCGCCGGGTCCGCAAGGAGTACGAGGCTAACAAGGTGGGGAATGATTTTATCTTTGAAATCGATCTTCATTATGCCGAGAGCGTTAGCTTGTCTGCCCTGGGGGATTATGCGGGAAGCCGTGAAGTTACATTGGCGGCGCTTCAGGTGTCGCGGGAAGAGGGGATCTACTATATGACGGATCATCTCTACCGGGTGCTCGGGATTCTGGCGCTGACCGAAGGAGAGACCTTGGCGGCAGAGGAGGCCTTGAAGAAGGCCAGAGCATTCGCAGAATTCACCGAATCTCAGGATTCACTGAAGCTGGTGTTGATCGGAGAGATCAGACTCGCGGTAGCTAAGGGAGAGTACGGTAAGGTTCTTGCGCTGGCAGAGCAGTATCCGCAGGAGGATGAACAGTACGCGCCAAGCGTTCAGCTCATGTCCGGCATCGCCTGGTATCATCTTGGGCAGGACGATGAAGCGCTGATCTGCCTGTCCAAGGCCGAGCCGGGTGATCAGGTCTACCACCCGCTTGACCGCGGCAACCTGTTGACAGCTTTTGCTTACCGGGCACAGATCTGTATGCGCCGGGGTATGAAGGAGGAAGCACTGCGGCTGTCCCAGTTCGCCTATGATCAAGTGAAGGAATACCCGCCTTCCATATACACCGAAATGATCAACAAAACTTACCGCGAGCTGCATAACAAACTATCCTTATAG